One Bradyrhizobium sp. CCGB12 genomic window carries:
- a CDS encoding GNAT family N-acetyltransferase yields MTAKSVSIRRARRDDVAAIVAMLADDHLGRARERVEDPLPATYYEAFERIMRDSNLQLVVAESEGRVVGCLQLAILPGLSSQGGSRGLLEDVRVATDCRSRGIGEQLVQWAIAEARARGCNLVELLTHQTRVDAQRFYTRLGFAASHVGMTVRF; encoded by the coding sequence ATGACTGCGAAGTCCGTCTCCATCCGCCGCGCGCGCCGCGACGACGTCGCGGCGATCGTCGCGATGCTGGCCGACGATCATCTGGGTCGCGCCCGCGAGCGCGTGGAGGATCCGCTGCCTGCGACTTACTACGAGGCGTTCGAGCGCATCATGCGAGATTCGAATCTTCAGCTCGTGGTCGCCGAGAGCGAGGGCAGGGTGGTCGGCTGCCTGCAACTCGCGATCCTGCCGGGGCTGAGTTCGCAAGGCGGCTCGCGCGGCCTGCTCGAAGACGTCCGCGTTGCCACCGATTGTCGCAGCCGGGGCATCGGCGAGCAGCTGGTGCAATGGGCGATCGCGGAAGCCAGGGCGCGCGGCTGCAATCTGGTCGAATTGCTGACGCATCAGACGCGCGTCGATGCGCAGCGCTTCTACACGCGGCTTGGATTTGCAGCGAGCCACGTCGGCATGACTGTTCGCTTTTGA
- the serA gene encoding phosphoglycerate dehydrogenase, whose translation MTKPKVLISDALSPAAVQIFRDRGIEVDFQPNLGKEKDKLAEIIGNYDGLAIRSATKATAKIIDKATNLKVIGRAGIGVDNVEIPAATAKGIIVMNTPFGNSITTAEHAVTLMLALAREIPQADASTQAGKWEKNRFMGVEITGKVLGVVGCGNIGSIVADRGLGLRMKVIAFDPFLSPERAKDIGVEKVDLDDLLKRADFITLHTPLTEKTKNIIDAAAIAKMKKGVRLINCARGGLVDEQAVVDALNSKHIAGAAFDVFVEEPANANVLFGHPNVICTPHLGASTTEAQENVALQVAEQMSDYLLSGAISNAINFPSITAEEAPKLKPFIALAEKLGSFAGQLTETGISKVTITYEGHVAEMKIKALTSAVLSGLLRPMLGEVNVVSAPVVAKERGMVVDEVTRAAQSDYESLITVTVATERQERSVSGTVYHDGKPRLVDIKGIRVDAEFGKSMIYVTNEDKPGFIGKFASLLGDAKINIATFHLGRVEQGGDAIALIEVDGAVPADVLAKVQALPQVKQVKALTF comes from the coding sequence ATGACCAAACCCAAAGTTCTCATTTCCGACGCGCTCTCACCCGCTGCCGTGCAGATCTTCAGGGATCGCGGCATCGAGGTCGACTTCCAGCCCAACCTCGGCAAGGAAAAGGACAAGCTCGCCGAGATCATCGGCAATTACGACGGCCTTGCGATCCGCTCCGCCACCAAGGCGACCGCCAAGATCATCGACAAGGCCACCAACCTCAAGGTGATCGGCCGCGCCGGCATCGGCGTCGACAATGTCGAGATACCCGCCGCCACGGCGAAGGGCATCATCGTGATGAACACGCCGTTCGGCAATTCGATCACGACCGCCGAGCACGCCGTCACGCTGATGCTGGCGCTGGCCCGCGAGATCCCGCAGGCCGACGCCTCGACCCAGGCCGGCAAGTGGGAGAAGAACCGCTTCATGGGCGTCGAGATCACCGGCAAGGTGCTCGGGGTGGTCGGCTGCGGCAATATCGGCTCGATCGTCGCCGACCGCGGCCTCGGCCTGCGCATGAAGGTGATCGCGTTCGATCCGTTCCTGTCGCCGGAGCGCGCCAAGGACATCGGCGTCGAGAAGGTCGATCTCGATGATCTACTCAAGCGCGCCGACTTCATCACCTTGCATACCCCGCTCACCGAGAAGACGAAGAACATCATCGACGCGGCCGCGATCGCCAAGATGAAGAAGGGCGTGCGCCTGATCAACTGCGCGCGCGGCGGCCTCGTCGACGAGCAGGCGGTGGTCGATGCGTTGAATTCCAAGCACATCGCCGGCGCAGCCTTCGACGTGTTCGTCGAGGAGCCCGCGAATGCGAACGTGCTGTTTGGCCATCCCAACGTAATCTGCACGCCGCATCTCGGCGCCTCCACTACCGAGGCGCAGGAGAACGTCGCGCTGCAGGTTGCCGAACAGATGTCGGACTATCTGTTGTCCGGCGCGATCTCCAACGCCATCAACTTCCCCTCGATCACCGCCGAAGAGGCGCCGAAGCTGAAACCCTTCATCGCGCTTGCCGAGAAGCTCGGTTCCTTCGCCGGCCAACTCACCGAGACCGGCATCTCGAAGGTCACGATCACCTATGAGGGTCATGTCGCGGAGATGAAGATCAAGGCGCTGACCTCCGCCGTGCTGTCCGGCCTGCTGCGGCCGATGCTGGGCGAGGTCAACGTGGTGTCGGCGCCCGTCGTCGCCAAGGAACGCGGCATGGTGGTCGACGAGGTGACCCGCGCCGCGCAGAGCGATTATGAAAGCCTGATCACAGTGACGGTCGCGACGGAACGCCAGGAGCGTTCGGTCTCCGGCACCGTGTATCATGACGGCAAGCCGCGCCTGGTCGACATCAAGGGCATCCGCGTCGACGCCGAGTTCGGCAAGTCGATGATCTACGTCACCAACGAGGACAAGCCGGGCTTCATCGGCAAGTTCGCAAGCCTCTTGGGCGACGCCAAGATCAACATCGCGACCTTCCATCTCGGCCGCGTCGAGCAGGGCGGCGATGCGATCGCGCTCATCGAGGTCGACGGCGCGGTGCCGGCCGACGTGCTCGCCAAGGTGCAGGCGCTGCCGCAGGTCAAGCAGGTCAAGGCGCTGACGTTCTGA
- a CDS encoding phosphoserine transaminase, with product MTVAKPASRPNVPHFSSGPCAKRPGWNAQNLKDAALGRSHRAKVGKTKLKLAIDLTREVLEVPADYRIGIVPASDTGAVEMALWSLLGARPVTTLAWESFGEGWVSDIVKELKLKDVTKLNAAYGEIPDLSKVDPKSDVVFTWNGTTSGVRVPNADWISASREGLTICDATSAAFAQALDWAKLDVVTFSWQKALGGEAAHGMLILSPRAVERLETYKPAWPLPKIFRMTKGGKINEGIFVGETINTPSMLCVEDYLDALNWAKSIGGLKALVARADANTKVLADWKAKTPWIDFLAKDAAIRSNTSVCLKFTDPAITSLSEDAQADFSKKLVALVEKEGAGYDFAYYRDAPAGLRIWCGATVEAKDVELLTQWIDWAFAEIKAQLAKAA from the coding sequence ATGACTGTAGCGAAGCCCGCTTCGCGGCCGAACGTGCCGCATTTCTCCTCCGGCCCCTGCGCCAAGCGCCCCGGCTGGAACGCCCAAAATCTCAAGGACGCAGCCCTCGGCCGTTCGCATCGCGCGAAGGTCGGCAAGACCAAGCTCAAGCTCGCGATCGATCTGACGCGCGAAGTGCTCGAGGTCCCCGCCGATTACCGCATCGGCATCGTGCCGGCCTCCGATACCGGGGCGGTCGAGATGGCGCTGTGGTCGCTGCTCGGTGCGCGGCCCGTCACCACGCTCGCCTGGGAATCCTTCGGCGAGGGCTGGGTCAGCGACATCGTCAAGGAATTGAAGCTCAAGGACGTCACCAAGCTGAACGCGGCCTACGGTGAGATTCCCGATCTTTCCAAGGTGGACCCCAAGAGCGACGTCGTCTTCACCTGGAACGGCACCACGTCAGGCGTGCGCGTGCCGAACGCGGACTGGATCAGCGCGAGCCGCGAAGGCCTGACCATTTGCGACGCGACGTCCGCTGCGTTTGCGCAAGCTCTCGACTGGGCCAAGCTCGATGTCGTCACGTTCTCCTGGCAGAAGGCGCTCGGCGGCGAAGCCGCGCACGGCATGCTGATCCTGTCGCCGCGTGCGGTGGAGCGGCTCGAGACCTACAAGCCGGCCTGGCCGCTGCCGAAGATCTTCCGCATGACCAAGGGCGGCAAGATCAACGAAGGCATCTTCGTCGGCGAGACCATCAACACGCCCTCGATGCTCTGCGTCGAGGACTATCTCGACGCGCTGAACTGGGCCAAGTCGATCGGCGGCCTCAAGGCGCTGGTCGCGCGGGCCGACGCCAACACCAAGGTGCTCGCCGACTGGAAGGCGAAGACGCCGTGGATCGACTTCCTGGCCAAGGACGCCGCGATCCGCTCCAACACCTCGGTGTGCCTGAAGTTCACCGATCCCGCGATCACCTCGCTCTCCGAGGACGCGCAGGCCGACTTCTCCAAGAAGCTGGTTGCGCTGGTCGAGAAGGAAGGCGCCGGCTACGACTTCGCCTATTACCGCGACGCGCCGGCCGGCCTGCGCATCTGGTGCGGCGCCACCGTCGAGGCCAAGGACGTCGAGCTGCTGACGCAGTGGATCGACTGGGCCTTCGCCGAGATCAAGGCGCAGCTCGCCAAGGCGGCCTAA
- a CDS encoding outer membrane protein, which produces MRRLMVAAAMLGTVSAAHAADMPDLPILRGSFTDGLTRSAVNWQGSYFGAQAGYGSSDENFNGSTSNMMAALLADTLIESSMGVSQWNLGLGKASQRTTGYGAFVGYNAQWDDVVLGIEVSWLHGKFGGMSSASERRVSATALADGNFHDVTATSTSSISISDIGTFRGRAAYAWGCFLPYMFAGLALGNADIVRTAYVQDRVSATQLGVYTPLAPLSSTEAQHNHLIYGYTAGLGVDVNLVGGLFMRAEYEYIRFASQVDTSINTVRAGLGYKF; this is translated from the coding sequence ATGCGTAGGCTGATGGTGGCGGCAGCGATGTTGGGGACGGTGTCTGCCGCGCACGCGGCTGACATGCCGGATCTGCCGATCCTGCGCGGCAGCTTCACCGACGGTCTGACGAGATCCGCCGTCAACTGGCAAGGTTCGTATTTCGGAGCGCAGGCCGGCTATGGCTCGTCCGACGAGAACTTCAATGGCTCGACCAGCAACATGATGGCGGCACTGCTGGCCGATACGTTGATCGAGAGCTCGATGGGTGTATCCCAGTGGAATCTCGGACTGGGCAAGGCCTCGCAGCGCACCACCGGTTACGGCGCCTTCGTCGGCTACAATGCGCAGTGGGACGACGTCGTGCTGGGCATCGAAGTGAGCTGGCTGCATGGCAAGTTCGGGGGGATGTCGTCGGCTAGCGAAAGGCGCGTCAGCGCTACTGCACTGGCCGACGGTAATTTCCATGACGTCACGGCGACGTCCACATCTTCAATCAGCATCAGCGACATCGGAACGTTCCGCGGCCGCGCCGCCTACGCATGGGGATGTTTCCTGCCTTACATGTTTGCGGGTCTCGCGCTCGGCAATGCGGACATTGTGCGCACTGCCTACGTGCAGGATCGCGTGAGCGCGACCCAGTTGGGAGTCTACACGCCGCTGGCTCCGTTGAGTTCGACGGAGGCCCAGCACAATCACCTGATCTACGGCTATACCGCTGGTCTCGGTGTTGATGTCAATCTGGTCGGCGGCTTGTTCATGCGTGCGGAGTACGAATATATCCGCTTCGCCTCCCAGGTCGATACCAGCATCAACACCGTCCGCGCCGGTCTCGGCTACAAGTTCTGA
- a CDS encoding PAS domain-containing protein yields MKSSDFQLRGLDDPRLAVHATSPLPAWLWSIDGTRVLWANPVGAKLFGAAHATALAEKTFGPADSHRRQVIRLARSLPANGTVRLERLRGFGARLGTLMTCACARLDFADGSHGLLVTAMDPTLRPMPLIERLHRLVAGAEVPMAAFAPDGLFVGASEAARSLLGFRDLGEAGLDQARSEALSRGRATTPIGIGQMVLQRVGTGADIGLIALIAPTPASRSDAAAEAPVEDAQHETRMPGEPPPAGIALFDAFAEPVDANEADETTTPAPEPAVSEAAVEREPVSEQTVETAAKTPVENYSQAIVSPQAAPITSGMVAPLLGREPPAPRQHPLRFLWQMDAEGRFVLLSDEFIQLMGARTAAGFGRPWREIAAIFSLDPESRIAQALESHDTWAGITVNWPADGGEHLPVELAGLPVYDRERNFAGFKGFGVCRDLDGLNRLEALRRFEQRVEPPAQHGLSADVIEPHPDPEAKDEPEAEAATPPPPITPPEPEPSPEPVSEPVAELPEPATDANSHPTDPETPVETPPNVVPFRPPGGDPRSQGDQRAPTLTPVENSAFNELARQLSERLERERELVAADTSEPPAAEISPEPSAPEPAAAQAAAEWLIEPAPPARGAPARDRALLDLLPTGILIYRLDRLLYANPAFLARMGYANLGALEDAGGLDALYVEPGVSTASSTSQGGTPVTISATVANGEQPLATTEAHLHTIDWDGDGAHALICALPQAAPGIAEPVLVEPVVAESFPYAPDLEPAAGDAEAEDLAAILDTTAEGIVMFDAEGNIHACNRSAEALFGYDGAALLEQNLVTLFAPESQQIVADYLDSVKSQDIASLLDHGREVLGREKKGGVIPLAMIMGRTRPDGPNFFAVFRDLSQSKKGESELTQARRLADGAASAKADMLARISHEIRTPLNAIIGFAEVMISERFGTLGNERYGEYMKDIRASGERVIAIIDNLLELSRIETGKLDLNFANLNLNDLVEACVVVMQPQANRERIIIRTSLAHALPQVTVDARAMRQITMNLISNSIRLASAGGQVIVSTALTDRGEIALRIRDTGHGLSEREVAAAMEPFRTPPPGDAADSAALNLSLTKALVEANRARFNIKSAGHSGTLIEVVFAPALARA; encoded by the coding sequence ATGAAGAGTTCGGATTTCCAGTTGCGAGGCCTGGACGACCCCCGGCTGGCTGTGCACGCGACCTCTCCGTTGCCCGCCTGGCTGTGGTCGATCGACGGCACGCGCGTGCTCTGGGCCAATCCGGTCGGCGCAAAACTGTTCGGCGCGGCCCATGCCACAGCCCTCGCGGAGAAGACGTTCGGCCCCGCGGACAGCCATCGCCGCCAGGTTATCAGGCTCGCCCGCAGCCTGCCGGCGAACGGCACTGTGCGGCTGGAGCGGCTGCGCGGCTTCGGCGCCCGGCTCGGCACACTGATGACCTGCGCCTGCGCGCGGCTCGACTTTGCCGATGGCAGCCATGGTCTGCTCGTCACTGCAATGGACCCGACGCTGCGCCCCATGCCGCTGATCGAGCGGCTGCATCGTCTCGTTGCCGGCGCCGAGGTGCCGATGGCGGCGTTCGCGCCCGACGGCCTGTTCGTCGGCGCCAGCGAGGCCGCCCGCTCCCTGCTCGGCTTTCGCGATCTCGGTGAAGCCGGGCTCGACCAAGCCCGCAGCGAAGCGCTGAGCCGCGGCCGCGCCACGACGCCGATCGGCATCGGCCAGATGGTGCTGCAACGGGTCGGCACCGGCGCCGATATCGGCCTCATCGCGCTGATCGCGCCCACGCCCGCGAGCAGATCGGACGCCGCGGCCGAGGCGCCGGTCGAGGACGCGCAGCACGAGACCAGGATGCCGGGCGAACCGCCGCCAGCCGGGATCGCCTTGTTCGATGCCTTCGCAGAACCGGTCGACGCAAACGAGGCTGACGAGACGACGACGCCCGCGCCTGAGCCGGCCGTGAGCGAAGCGGCCGTAGAGCGAGAACCGGTGTCCGAGCAGACCGTCGAGACCGCAGCCAAAACTCCGGTTGAAAACTATTCGCAAGCCATTGTGTCGCCGCAGGCCGCGCCGATCACGTCAGGCATGGTCGCCCCGCTGTTGGGCCGAGAGCCGCCCGCACCGCGTCAGCATCCGCTGCGCTTCCTCTGGCAGATGGATGCCGAGGGCCGCTTTGTGCTTCTCTCCGACGAATTCATCCAGCTGATGGGCGCGCGCACCGCCGCCGGCTTCGGCCGCCCCTGGCGCGAGATCGCCGCAATATTCTCGCTCGATCCTGAAAGCCGCATCGCGCAGGCGCTCGAAAGCCACGACACCTGGGCGGGCATCACTGTGAACTGGCCGGCCGATGGCGGCGAGCATTTGCCGGTCGAGCTTGCCGGTCTTCCCGTCTATGACCGCGAGCGCAACTTCGCCGGCTTCAAGGGCTTTGGCGTCTGCCGTGATCTCGACGGCCTCAACCGGCTCGAAGCGCTCAGGCGATTCGAGCAGCGGGTCGAACCACCAGCGCAGCATGGCCTGTCCGCCGATGTCATCGAACCGCACCCCGATCCGGAGGCCAAGGATGAGCCGGAGGCAGAAGCAGCGACGCCGCCTCCGCCGATCACGCCGCCCGAGCCTGAGCCATCACCTGAGCCTGTATCTGAGCCTGTCGCCGAACTGCCCGAACCCGCAACCGACGCGAATTCACACCCAACCGATCCGGAAACGCCAGTGGAAACGCCTCCCAATGTCGTGCCGTTCCGTCCGCCCGGCGGCGATCCCCGCTCACAAGGTGACCAGAGAGCGCCGACGCTGACGCCGGTCGAGAACAGCGCGTTCAACGAGCTCGCCCGGCAATTGTCCGAACGCCTCGAACGCGAGCGCGAACTGGTCGCGGCTGATACATCCGAACCGCCGGCCGCGGAGATTTCGCCCGAACCATCGGCGCCGGAGCCTGCGGCGGCGCAAGCCGCAGCCGAATGGCTGATCGAGCCCGCCCCGCCCGCACGCGGCGCGCCCGCGCGCGACCGCGCGCTGCTCGACCTGTTGCCGACGGGCATTTTGATCTATCGCCTCGATCGCCTGCTCTACGCCAATCCCGCCTTCCTCGCGCGCATGGGCTATGCAAACCTTGGCGCGCTGGAGGATGCCGGCGGGCTGGACGCACTCTATGTCGAGCCCGGCGTGTCCACGGCCAGCAGCACGTCGCAAGGCGGCACGCCGGTGACGATCAGCGCGACGGTCGCCAACGGCGAGCAGCCGCTTGCGACCACCGAAGCGCATCTGCACACGATCGACTGGGACGGCGATGGCGCGCATGCGCTGATCTGCGCGCTGCCGCAGGCTGCGCCTGGCATCGCCGAGCCTGTCCTCGTCGAGCCTGTTGTCGCAGAGTCCTTCCCCTATGCCCCCGACCTCGAGCCCGCGGCCGGCGATGCCGAAGCCGAGGATCTCGCCGCGATCCTGGACACCACGGCCGAGGGCATCGTGATGTTCGATGCCGAAGGCAACATCCACGCCTGCAACCGCAGCGCCGAGGCGCTGTTCGGCTATGACGGCGCGGCGCTGCTCGAGCAGAACCTGGTGACGCTGTTCGCGCCCGAGAGCCAGCAGATCGTCGCCGACTATCTCGACAGCGTGAAGAGCCAGGACATTGCGAGCCTGCTCGATCACGGCCGCGAGGTGCTTGGCCGCGAGAAGAAGGGCGGCGTCATTCCGCTCGCGATGATCATGGGCCGGACGCGGCCGGACGGGCCGAATTTCTTCGCCGTGTTCCGCGATCTCTCCCAGAGCAAGAAGGGCGAGAGCGAATTGACGCAAGCCCGCCGTCTCGCCGACGGCGCGGCGAGCGCCAAGGCCGACATGCTGGCGCGGATCAGCCACGAGATCCGCACCCCCCTCAACGCCATCATCGGCTTTGCCGAGGTGATGATCTCCGAACGGTTCGGCACGCTCGGCAACGAGCGCTACGGCGAATACATGAAGGACATCCGCGCCTCCGGCGAGCGCGTCATCGCGATCATCGACAATTTGCTGGAGCTGTCGCGGATCGAGACCGGCAAGCTCGACCTCAACTTCGCCAACCTCAATCTCAACGACCTGGTCGAGGCCTGCGTCGTGGTGATGCAGCCGCAGGCCAACCGCGAGCGCATCATCATCCGCACCTCGCTCGCGCATGCGCTGCCGCAGGTGACAGTGGACGCGCGCGCGATGCGGCAGATCACCATGAACCTGATCTCGAACTCGATCCGGCTCGCCAGCGCCGGCGGCCAGGTCATCGTCTCGACCGCGCTGACCGATCGCGGCGAGATCGCCCTTCGCATCCGCGACACCGGCCACGGCCTCAGCGAGCGCGAGGTCGCCGCCGCGATGGAGCCGTTCCGCACCCCGCCGCCGGGCGACGCCGCGGACAGCGCGGCGCTGAACCTGTCGCTGACCAAGGCGCTGGTCGAAGCCAACCGTGCCCGGTTCAACATCAAGAGCGCGGGACATTCCGGCACGCTGATCGAGGTGGTGTTCGCGCCGGCGCTGGCGAGGGCGTGA
- a CDS encoding thiolase family protein: MREAVIVSYARTGLAKSGRGGFNITPPMSLAAHAIQHAVDRAGVDKDYVEDCYLGNCAHGAPNIGRQAALLAGLPKTTAGVSVNRFCSSGLQTIAMAANSIRSDGADCIVAGGVESISMPGGGSPKESIDPELLKVAPDIFMAMIDTADIVAERYKLSREYQDEFSLESQRRMAAAQQANKFKDEIVPMKTKMKVIDKQTKAESIVDYVVDRDECNRPETTMEGLAKLEPVKGPGKFVTAGNASQLSDGAAAVVLMEAKDAEKRGLKPLGRFVAWATAGCEPDEMGIGPVFAIPKLLKRTGLKIDDIDLWELNEAFASQCLYCRDELGIDPAKYNVNGGSIAIGHPFGMTGARLTGHLLQEGARRKAKWGVVTMCIGGGQGGAGLFEIYS, encoded by the coding sequence ATGCGTGAAGCCGTCATCGTTTCCTATGCACGCACGGGCCTTGCGAAGTCCGGCCGCGGCGGGTTCAACATCACGCCGCCGATGTCGCTCGCGGCGCACGCCATCCAGCACGCGGTGGACCGCGCCGGTGTCGACAAGGACTATGTCGAGGACTGCTATCTCGGCAATTGCGCCCATGGCGCGCCGAACATCGGCCGCCAGGCCGCGCTGCTCGCGGGTCTGCCGAAGACCACCGCCGGCGTCTCGGTGAACCGGTTCTGCTCCTCGGGGCTCCAGACCATCGCGATGGCCGCCAACTCGATCCGCTCCGACGGCGCGGACTGCATCGTCGCCGGCGGCGTCGAGAGCATCTCGATGCCCGGCGGCGGCTCGCCGAAGGAATCGATCGATCCTGAATTGCTCAAGGTCGCCCCTGACATCTTCATGGCGATGATCGACACCGCCGACATCGTCGCCGAGCGCTACAAGCTCAGCCGCGAATACCAGGACGAGTTCTCGCTGGAATCGCAGCGCCGCATGGCCGCGGCCCAGCAGGCGAACAAGTTCAAGGACGAGATCGTCCCGATGAAGACCAAGATGAAGGTGATCGACAAGCAGACCAAGGCCGAGAGCATCGTCGACTACGTCGTCGACCGCGACGAGTGCAACCGGCCCGAGACCACGATGGAAGGTCTCGCCAAGCTCGAGCCGGTGAAGGGCCCCGGCAAGTTCGTCACCGCCGGCAATGCCAGCCAGCTCTCGGACGGCGCCGCGGCCGTGGTGCTGATGGAGGCCAAGGACGCCGAGAAGCGCGGCCTCAAGCCGCTCGGCCGCTTCGTCGCCTGGGCCACCGCCGGCTGCGAGCCCGACGAGATGGGCATCGGCCCGGTGTTCGCGATTCCGAAGCTGCTCAAGCGCACCGGCCTCAAGATCGACGACATCGATCTGTGGGAGCTCAACGAGGCCTTCGCCAGCCAGTGCCTGTATTGCCGCGACGAGCTGGGCATCGATCCCGCCAAGTACAATGTCAATGGCGGCTCGATCGCGATCGGTCATCCCTTCGGCATGACCGGCGCACGTCTCACCGGCCATCTCCTGCAGGAAGGCGCGCGCCGCAAGGCGAAGTGGGGCGTGGTGACCATGTGCATCGGCGGCGGCCAGGGCGGCGCCGGGCTGTTCGAAATCTATAGCTGA
- a CDS encoding PepSY domain-containing protein — MKLAILMVAGFLALGSAARADQPGPDWMPMEQVKAKAMESGYTQVTKLEADDGRWEGEGIKNGQKMEFHADPKTGVITREKPDH, encoded by the coding sequence ATGAAGCTTGCCATACTCATGGTCGCCGGTTTCCTCGCCCTCGGCTCGGCAGCGAGAGCAGATCAACCCGGACCGGATTGGATGCCGATGGAGCAAGTGAAGGCCAAGGCTATGGAGTCCGGCTACACCCAGGTGACCAAGCTCGAAGCCGACGACGGCCGGTGGGAGGGCGAAGGCATCAAGAACGGACAGAAGATGGAATTCCATGCCGACCCCAAGACCGGCGTCATCACGCGCGAGAAGCCCGACCATTAG
- a CDS encoding glutathione S-transferase family protein, giving the protein MKIYGDSNSGNCLKVKWVCDKLALPYQWIEIDTRKGETRTPQFLAMNGAGQVPTVAFDDGRTLAQSNAIIRYLARDSALVPRDAFTAAKMDEWLFWEQYSHEPYIAVCRFLLVYLGKDASELDSEKVKRGYAALDRMEQHLSATRFFTGEAVSLADVSLLAYTRVAHEGGFDLGRFAAVRRWIGEAEAFLGLPPAR; this is encoded by the coding sequence ATGAAGATCTACGGCGATAGCAATTCCGGCAATTGTCTCAAGGTGAAGTGGGTCTGCGACAAGCTCGCATTGCCCTACCAATGGATTGAGATCGACACCCGCAAGGGCGAGACACGCACGCCGCAATTCCTGGCGATGAACGGTGCCGGCCAGGTGCCGACCGTCGCATTCGACGACGGCCGCACGCTGGCGCAGTCCAATGCCATCATCCGCTATCTCGCCCGCGACAGCGCGCTCGTTCCGCGCGACGCCTTCACTGCGGCCAAGATGGACGAATGGCTGTTCTGGGAGCAGTACAGCCACGAGCCCTATATCGCGGTGTGCCGCTTCCTCCTGGTCTATCTAGGCAAGGACGCATCCGAGCTCGATTCCGAGAAGGTCAAGCGTGGCTATGCGGCGCTCGACCGGATGGAGCAGCATCTTTCGGCCACCCGCTTCTTCACCGGTGAAGCGGTTTCGCTCGCGGATGTCTCGCTGCTCGCCTACACCCGCGTTGCGCACGAAGGCGGCTTCGATCTCGGTCGCTTTGCGGCCGTTCGCCGATGGATCGGCGAGGCCGAAGCCTTTCTCGGCCTTCCGCCGGCGCGTTGA
- a CDS encoding outer membrane protein gives MRSVKSLLAAGAATLISSMAFAADMPIAAPPPMYAPPAPPADFGGWYLRGDIGFSNQKVKQLNPSFVDPGISIASTQGLGFDTAGIFGLGAGYKFNNWFRADVTGEYRGNANLHGLQIINFNGVPAFTDEYHGSKSEWLVLANAYVDLGTWWCVTPFIGAGIGASRNTISNFQDINTPNGGVAYAPTASQWNFAWAAHAGLAYKVNPSLTLELAYRYVDLGDGVTGTLSDFTGLNRGRTMQFKDITSHDLKFGVRWDLSSPPVYAPPLVTKG, from the coding sequence ATGCGTAGCGTTAAGTCTCTCCTTGCCGCGGGTGCGGCAACCCTGATCTCGTCGATGGCGTTCGCCGCCGACATGCCGATCGCGGCGCCGCCCCCCATGTACGCGCCGCCGGCTCCGCCCGCCGATTTCGGCGGCTGGTATCTGCGCGGCGACATCGGCTTCAGCAATCAGAAGGTGAAGCAGCTTAACCCGAGCTTCGTCGACCCCGGCATCAGCATCGCCTCCACACAAGGTCTCGGCTTCGACACGGCCGGCATCTTCGGTCTCGGCGCCGGCTACAAGTTCAACAACTGGTTCCGCGCGGACGTGACCGGTGAGTATCGCGGCAACGCCAATCTGCACGGGCTCCAGATCATCAATTTCAACGGCGTTCCCGCCTTTACCGACGAGTATCATGGCAGCAAGTCGGAATGGCTGGTGCTTGCCAACGCCTATGTCGATCTCGGCACCTGGTGGTGCGTCACGCCGTTCATCGGTGCGGGCATCGGTGCTTCGCGCAACACCATCTCGAACTTCCAGGACATCAACACGCCGAACGGCGGTGTCGCTTATGCGCCGACCGCCTCGCAATGGAACTTCGCTTGGGCCGCGCATGCCGGTCTCGCCTACAAGGTCAATCCGAGCCTCACGCTCGAACTGGCGTATCGCTACGTCGATCTCGGCGACGGCGTCACCGGTACTCTCAGCGACTTCACCGGCCTCAACCGCGGCCGCACCATGCAGTTCAAGGACATCACCTCGCACGACCTGAAGTTCGGCGTGCGCTGGGATCTCAGCAGCCCGCCGGTCTACGCGCCGCCGCTCGTCACCAAGGGCTGA
- a CDS encoding phasin, producing MTGATDPFSASIIPFEVPEQMRAFAEKGVSQARENYAKFKDAAESHNGTVEAVFASASKGASEYTAKLMEFMKANTSAHLDFAQELLGAKSPTEAMELWTGHSRKQLETFQSQAKELAELGQRVAAETAEPIKANAAKFYKPAA from the coding sequence ATGACAGGTGCGACTGATCCGTTTTCTGCCTCGATCATCCCGTTCGAGGTTCCCGAGCAGATGCGTGCGTTCGCCGAGAAGGGCGTGTCGCAGGCCCGCGAGAACTACGCCAAGTTCAAGGACGCCGCCGAAAGCCACAACGGCACCGTCGAGGCCGTGTTCGCCTCCGCCAGCAAGGGCGCGAGCGAGTACACCGCCAAGCTGATGGAGTTCATGAAGGCCAACACCAGCGCCCATCTGGACTTCGCCCAGGAGCTGCTCGGCGCCAAGTCGCCGACGGAAGCGATGGAGCTGTGGACCGGCCATTCCCGCAAGCAGCTTGAGACCTTCCAGTCCCAGGCCAAGGAGCTGGCCGAGCTCGGCCAGCGCGTCGCCGCCGAGACCGCCGAGCCGATCAAGGCCAACGCCGCCAAGTTCTACAAGCCCGCCGCCTGA